The Pseudomonas iranensis genome includes a window with the following:
- a CDS encoding putative 2-aminoethylphosphonate ABC transporter permease subunit, with the protein MNSNFALPLPHKQVRQSSKAEIGDRLFVLGGKVLLLVLLGLAVLLPLLAIFWRGFSNDAGQGGGWLAAKELVTSANFHWLLGNSLKVSLSVAAIVVPLAYLFAYALQRTLIPGKGIWRGISLLPLMAPSMLPGIALVYLFGNQGMLRGLLSDNIYGFWGIVLGEVIYTFPHALMILLSALSLADARLFDAASSMGASPAKAFRSITWPATRQAVFAAFCLVFTLTITDFGVPVVVGGDYQVLALEAYKAVVGQQQFGRGALIGMVLLLPALFSFGVDAWLRRRHGDSMSGRAQVFKPLPSRLRDGCYLAIVLLICAALLLVFGMAVFSSLVKFWPYNLSLSLNHYQFNETAGGGWLAYGNSLKMALGTALIGSVLIFTGAYLMEKTRTQRGLNLALRMLSFVPMAVPGLVLGLGYVFFFNLSGNPLHVLYGTMTLLIVCTIAHYLTTAQMTATTALRQLDAEFEAAALSLKAPLYRHYLRVTVPICLPALLDIVRYLFVSAMTTVSAAIFLYSPDTILAAVAVLNMDDAGNVGGAAAMSTLILFTSAGVSLLLAWASRGLLRRSQAWRQTAPGH; encoded by the coding sequence ATGAACAGCAACTTCGCGCTGCCGCTACCGCACAAGCAGGTGCGACAGTCCTCGAAAGCCGAGATCGGCGATCGCCTGTTCGTGCTCGGCGGCAAAGTCCTCTTGCTGGTGTTGCTCGGCCTCGCGGTGCTGCTGCCGTTGCTGGCGATCTTCTGGCGCGGTTTCAGCAATGACGCCGGGCAGGGCGGTGGCTGGCTCGCGGCGAAAGAGTTGGTAACCAGTGCCAATTTCCATTGGCTGCTCGGCAACAGCCTGAAAGTGTCCCTCAGCGTGGCGGCCATTGTCGTACCGCTGGCCTACCTGTTTGCCTACGCGCTGCAACGCACGCTGATTCCGGGCAAAGGCATCTGGCGCGGGATCTCGCTGCTGCCGCTGATGGCGCCGTCGATGCTGCCGGGAATTGCGCTGGTCTATCTGTTCGGCAACCAGGGCATGCTGCGTGGGCTGCTCTCGGACAATATCTATGGGTTCTGGGGCATTGTGCTGGGCGAGGTGATCTACACCTTCCCCCATGCGCTGATGATTTTGCTCTCGGCATTGTCGCTGGCCGATGCACGGCTTTTCGATGCCGCATCGAGCATGGGCGCCAGTCCGGCCAAGGCGTTTCGCAGCATCACCTGGCCGGCGACGCGCCAGGCGGTGTTCGCCGCGTTCTGTCTGGTGTTCACCCTGACCATTACCGATTTTGGTGTGCCGGTGGTGGTCGGTGGCGACTATCAAGTGCTGGCGCTGGAAGCCTACAAAGCCGTGGTCGGCCAGCAGCAATTCGGTCGCGGCGCGTTGATCGGCATGGTGCTGTTGCTGCCGGCGCTGTTCAGTTTCGGTGTCGATGCGTGGTTGCGTCGCCGCCATGGTGACTCGATGAGCGGACGCGCGCAGGTGTTCAAGCCGCTGCCGTCCAGGCTGCGTGACGGCTGCTATCTGGCGATCGTTTTGCTGATTTGCGCCGCGCTGCTGCTGGTGTTCGGCATGGCGGTGTTTTCGTCGCTGGTGAAGTTCTGGCCGTACAACCTGTCGCTGTCGCTCAACCACTATCAGTTCAACGAAACCGCCGGCGGTGGCTGGCTCGCTTACGGCAACAGTCTGAAAATGGCGCTGGGCACCGCGCTGATTGGCAGCGTGCTGATTTTTACCGGCGCCTATCTGATGGAGAAAACCCGCACTCAGCGCGGCTTGAACCTGGCTTTGCGCATGCTCAGCTTCGTGCCGATGGCGGTGCCGGGGCTGGTGCTGGGCCTGGGTTACGTCTTCTTCTTCAACCTCAGCGGCAATCCGCTGCACGTGCTCTACGGGACGATGACGCTGCTGATTGTCTGCACCATTGCGCACTACCTGACCACCGCACAAATGACCGCGACCACCGCGCTGCGCCAGCTCGACGCCGAGTTCGAAGCCGCCGCGCTGTCGCTGAAGGCGCCGCTGTACCGGCATTACCTGCGCGTGACCGTGCCGATCTGCCTGCCGGCGCTGCTGGACATCGTGCGCTACCTGTTCGTCTCGGCGATGACCACGGTTTCCGCTGCGATCTTCCTTTACAGCCCCGACACCATCCTCGCGGCGGTGGCGGTGCTGAACATGGACGACGCCGGCAACGTCGGCGGTGCGGCGGCGATGTCGACCCTGATT